The Benincasa hispida cultivar B227 chromosome 11, ASM972705v1, whole genome shotgun sequence genome has a segment encoding these proteins:
- the LOC120092120 gene encoding protein S-acyltransferase 11 — protein MITAAPTIKHEEMIEVDLPKEHVIASVAEDREATCWGCGLRLLLPSGGPIFKCGWCGAITNQSARKQEDRALKWRWLRDRGFVCVLLVFILFVICGGVWAVYPVIFSISQFCGIFHSTITMVLAVATISSFSLAAFRSPGTPPNVLWGSYPVVEKGDLENYTFCHYCSKPKSPRTHHCRSCGMCVLDMDHHCPFIGNCVGAGNHKHFILFLISAIASTIYVSIMAVYSVLHMWPPLSFHDLGRLNGSGSRFGWNLSKEIFHAVLSSTTLLSIRGFILIYLFISSFSVQIGLIVLLCQQLWYIYEGKTYLSHLSSQGDDGEKDCQNLLRFFGCPSVAFSRHFPIFRTSRKRHEK, from the exons ATGATTACGGCAGCTCCAACAATAAAGCACGAGGAGATGATTGAGGTCGACCTTCCCAAG GAGCATGTCATAGCATCAGTGGCAGAGGATCGAGAAGCAACTTGTTGGGGTTGTGGGCTGCgcctcttgcttccatcaggtGGGCCCATTTTCAAGTGTGGTTGGTGTGGAGCCATAACAAATCAAAGTGCACGGAAGCAGGAAGACAGGGCCTTAAAGTGGAGGTGGTTACGAGACCGGGGGTTTGTTTGTGTCCTACTCGTATTCATACTTTTTGTGATAT GTGGTGGCGTATGGGCCGTATATCCTGTTATTTTCTCAATCAGCCAATTTTGTGGAATTTTCCATTCCACTATAACCATGGTTTTGGCTGTAGCCACCATCTCTTCATTCAGTCTCGCTGCATTTAGATCTCCTGGAACACCTCCAAATGTTCTATGGGGCAGCTATCCCGTTGTAGAGAAGGGTGACCTCGAAAACTATACCTTTTGTCACTACTGCTCGAAGCCAAAGTCACCAAGAACTCATCATTGCCGTTCCTGTGGTATGTGTGTCCTGGACATGGACCACCATTGCCCATTT ATTGGGAACTGTGTTGGTGCAGGAAATCACAAACACTTCATTCTATTCCTCATTTCAGCTATTGCGAGTACAATTTATGTTTCAATCATGGCTGTATACTCAGTTCTGCATATGTGGCCGCCGTTATCGTTCCACGATTTGGGTCGCCTAAATGGTTCTGGAAGCAGGTTCGGTTGGAATCTTTCAAAGGAAATCTTTCATGCTGTTCTGAGCTCCACAACGCTACTGTCTATCAGAGGGTTCATActcatttatctctttatctCAAGTTTCTCCGTTCAAATTGGATTGATCGTACTTCTATGCCAACAGCTATGGTATATCTACGAGGGAAAAACTTATTTGAGTCACTTGAGTTCACAGGGTGATGATGGAGAAAAGGATTGCCAAAATCTTCTCCGCTTCTTTGGCTGCCCATCGGTTGCTTTCTCTCGACATTTTCCGATTTTTCGAACCTCAAGAAAAAGACACGAGAAGTGA